A genomic window from Agrobacterium larrymoorei includes:
- a CDS encoding NADH-quinone oxidoreductase subunit M: protein MTDWPILSTVTFLPLVGVVLLLLTNENGPFGRRNILNVSLLTTVFTFIVSLFIWIGFDNSNPGFQMIEKHNWFGNIAAYHMGVDGISMLFVILTTFLMPFCVLASWDSVQKRLKEYMIAFLLLEVVMIGVFVALDTVLFYVFFEATLIPMFIIIGVWGGKDRVYASYKFFLYTLLGSVLTMLAIMAMYWQAGTTDMTELLKHGFPAGMQTWLWLACFAAFAVKMPMWPVHTWLPDAHVQAPTAGSVILAGVMLKLGGYGFIRFSLSMFPLASEHFAPFVFTLSVLAIIYTSLVAMMQEDIKKLIAYSSVAHMGYVTMGIFAANVQGLQGAIFQMLSHGIVSSALFLCVGVVYDRLHTREIAAYGGLVNNMPKYAVAFMVFTMANVGLPGTSGFVGEFLTIIGVFRANTWVALFAATGVILSASYALWLYRRVIFGALEKESLKSMLDLNTREKVILYPLVVLTIFFGVYPAPVFDATAASVDLVINNYTAALQAAQNVALSLN, encoded by the coding sequence ATGACCGATTGGCCCATTCTTTCAACGGTCACCTTCCTGCCGCTCGTCGGCGTGGTGCTCCTGCTTTTGACGAATGAGAACGGCCCCTTCGGGCGCCGCAACATTCTCAATGTCTCTCTTCTGACGACGGTATTCACCTTCATCGTCTCGCTTTTCATCTGGATCGGCTTCGACAATTCGAACCCGGGCTTCCAGATGATCGAGAAGCACAACTGGTTCGGTAACATCGCCGCCTATCATATGGGCGTCGATGGCATCTCGATGCTCTTCGTCATCCTGACGACGTTCCTCATGCCCTTCTGCGTTCTCGCAAGCTGGGATTCCGTCCAGAAGCGTCTGAAGGAATACATGATCGCCTTCCTTCTTCTGGAAGTCGTCATGATCGGCGTGTTCGTCGCGCTCGACACCGTCCTCTTCTACGTCTTCTTCGAAGCGACGCTGATCCCGATGTTCATCATCATCGGCGTCTGGGGCGGCAAGGATCGCGTCTACGCATCCTACAAGTTCTTCCTCTACACGCTTCTCGGCTCGGTTCTGACGATGCTCGCCATCATGGCGATGTACTGGCAGGCTGGCACGACGGATATGACGGAGCTTTTGAAGCACGGCTTCCCGGCTGGCATGCAGACCTGGCTCTGGCTTGCCTGCTTCGCGGCCTTTGCTGTGAAGATGCCGATGTGGCCGGTTCATACCTGGCTTCCGGATGCGCACGTTCAGGCACCGACCGCAGGGTCGGTCATCCTGGCCGGCGTCATGCTGAAGCTCGGTGGATACGGTTTCATCCGCTTCTCGCTGTCGATGTTCCCCCTGGCGTCCGAGCATTTCGCTCCCTTCGTCTTCACGCTCTCCGTGCTTGCCATCATCTACACCTCGCTGGTGGCGATGATGCAGGAAGACATCAAGAAGCTGATTGCTTACTCCTCCGTTGCCCATATGGGTTACGTGACGATGGGTATCTTCGCGGCCAACGTGCAGGGTCTGCAGGGCGCGATCTTCCAGATGTTGTCGCATGGCATCGTGTCCAGCGCGCTCTTCCTTTGCGTTGGCGTCGTTTATGACCGCCTCCACACCCGCGAGATCGCGGCCTATGGTGGTCTGGTCAACAACATGCCGAAATATGCCGTCGCCTTCATGGTCTTCACCATGGCGAATGTCGGCTTGCCGGGCACCTCGGGCTTCGTCGGCGAATTCCTGACCATCATTGGTGTGTTCCGCGCCAACACCTGGGTGGCACTCTTCGCCGCAACGGGCGTCATTCTCTCGGCATCCTACGCGCTGTGGCTTTACCGCCGCGTGATCTTCGGTGCGCTTGAGAAGGAAAGCCTCAAGTCGATGCTCGATCTCAACACCCGTGAAAAGGTTATCCTTTATCCGCTGGTTGTGCTGACGATCTTCTTCGGCGTCTACCCGGCACCGGTCTTCGATGCGACGGCGGCATCGGTGGATCTCGTAATCAATAATTATACAGCCGCATTGCAGGCAGCGCAGAATGTTGCGCTCTCGCTGAACTGA
- the nuoL gene encoding NADH-quinone oxidoreductase subunit L: MIYKAIVFLPLIGFLIAGLFGRSIGAKASEFVTTGLMAVVAILSWIVFFDVALLTHEAGEVIKVPVLRWIQSGGIDVEWAFRIDTLTAVMFVVVNTVSCLVHMYSIGYMHHDPHRPRFFAYLSLFTFAMLMLVTSDNLLQMFFGWEGVGLASYLLIGFWFKKPSASAAAMKAFIVNRVGDFGFILGIAGLFVLFGSINFETIFAAAGSYLPADGAASTETVINLFGMQLDKAHAVTAVCLLLFMGSMGKSAQFLLHTWLPDAMEGPTPVSALIHAATMVTAGVFLVARMSPIFELSPNALMFVTLIGSITAFFAATVGLVQNDIKRVIAYSTCSQLGYMFAALGVGAYGAAVFHLFTHAFFKALLFLAAGSVIHAVDGEQDMRHMGGLRKHIPITFWTMTIGNLALTGVGIPGTMFGFAGFFSKDVIIESSYASHSPLAGFAFTMLVVAALFTSFYSWRLAFMTFFGKPRASADVMHHVHESPMVMLIPLFVLSIGAIFAGVVFEGYFFGHEYAEFWKGALFTLPSNEILEEFHHVPLWVKWSPFIAMVLGFVTAWYFYIKSPETPKRLAATHRGLYQFLLNKWYFDELYDFLFIRSAKALGRFLWKKGDVAVIDAYGPNGIAARVVDVTNRVVRLQSGYLYHYAFAMLIGIAALVTWMMLGSAL; encoded by the coding sequence ATGATCTATAAGGCTATCGTCTTTCTTCCGCTGATCGGCTTCCTGATCGCTGGTCTCTTTGGCCGATCTATCGGTGCCAAGGCCTCGGAATTTGTCACCACCGGCCTGATGGCCGTCGTGGCGATCCTTTCCTGGATCGTGTTCTTCGATGTCGCGCTCCTGACCCATGAGGCCGGTGAGGTCATCAAGGTGCCGGTGCTGCGCTGGATCCAGTCCGGCGGCATCGACGTCGAATGGGCGTTCCGCATTGATACGCTGACGGCCGTCATGTTCGTCGTGGTCAATACGGTGTCCTGTCTCGTGCATATGTACTCCATCGGGTACATGCATCACGATCCGCATCGTCCGCGCTTCTTCGCCTATCTCTCGCTCTTCACCTTTGCGATGCTAATGCTGGTGACCTCCGACAACCTGCTGCAGATGTTCTTCGGCTGGGAAGGGGTTGGTCTGGCATCCTACCTGCTGATCGGCTTCTGGTTCAAGAAGCCCTCCGCATCGGCGGCCGCCATGAAGGCCTTTATTGTCAACCGCGTCGGCGACTTCGGCTTCATCCTTGGCATCGCCGGTCTGTTCGTGCTGTTCGGCTCGATCAATTTCGAAACGATCTTCGCAGCCGCTGGTTCCTACCTGCCTGCAGATGGCGCTGCTTCTACCGAGACGGTCATCAACCTCTTCGGCATGCAGCTTGATAAGGCCCATGCGGTGACGGCGGTCTGCCTGCTGCTGTTCATGGGTTCGATGGGTAAGTCTGCTCAGTTCCTGTTGCACACCTGGCTGCCGGACGCCATGGAAGGTCCAACGCCCGTTTCGGCGCTGATCCATGCCGCGACCATGGTGACGGCTGGCGTGTTCCTGGTCGCGCGCATGTCGCCGATCTTCGAACTGTCGCCGAACGCTTTGATGTTCGTGACGCTGATCGGCTCCATCACCGCCTTCTTTGCGGCGACCGTCGGTCTGGTCCAGAACGACATCAAGCGCGTTATCGCCTATTCGACCTGCTCGCAGCTCGGATACATGTTCGCAGCGCTCGGCGTCGGTGCTTATGGCGCGGCTGTATTCCACCTCTTCACGCACGCCTTCTTCAAGGCCCTGCTGTTCCTTGCCGCAGGCTCCGTTATCCACGCCGTGGATGGTGAGCAGGACATGCGTCACATGGGTGGTCTTCGCAAGCACATCCCGATCACCTTCTGGACGATGACGATCGGCAATCTGGCGCTGACGGGTGTGGGTATTCCAGGCACCATGTTTGGTTTTGCCGGCTTCTTCTCCAAGGATGTGATCATCGAGTCATCCTATGCCTCGCACAGCCCGCTTGCAGGGTTTGCTTTCACCATGCTGGTCGTCGCAGCGCTCTTCACCAGCTTCTATTCATGGCGTCTGGCCTTCATGACCTTCTTCGGCAAGCCGCGCGCTTCCGCCGATGTCATGCACCACGTTCATGAATCGCCGATGGTGATGCTGATCCCGCTCTTCGTTCTGTCGATCGGTGCGATCTTTGCCGGTGTCGTGTTCGAAGGCTACTTCTTCGGCCATGAATATGCGGAATTCTGGAAGGGCGCTCTCTTTACGCTTCCCTCCAACGAAATACTCGAAGAGTTCCACCATGTGCCGCTTTGGGTAAAGTGGAGCCCCTTCATTGCCATGGTTCTCGGTTTTGTCACCGCCTGGTATTTCTACATCAAGTCGCCGGAAACGCCGAAGCGCTTGGCAGCGACCCATCGCGGCCTCTACCAGTTCCTCTTGAACAAGTGGTACTTCGACGAACTCTACGACTTCCTCTTCATTCGTTCCGCGAAGGCGCTCGGTCGCTTCCTGTGGAAGAAGGGCGACGTGGCTGTCATCGACGCCTATGGCCCCAACGGTATTGCAGCGCGCGTGGTTGATGTGACCAACCGTGTCGTCCGTCTGCAGTCCGGTTACCTTTATCACTATGCTTTCGCGATGCTGATCGGCATCGCAGCACTAGTCACCTGGATGATGCTTGGGAGTGCCCTCTGA